A section of the Streptomyces sp. SCL15-4 genome encodes:
- a CDS encoding 4Fe-4S binding protein has protein sequence MREPRGAEETGRPKLPAKLAGHPSVRAVLARRDAGTADGPPPVIDAEWLRELCLAAGADDAAAVSLGHPDLAGEREHALTALPGTRTLVSLVVRMNRDNYRSPARSVANQEFHQADEQINHAARAVARALQDAGHRALNPSAGFPQEMEHFPGRIWVVAHKTVAVAAGLGVMGLHRNVIHPKFGTFVLLATVLVDAEVSAYGRPLDYNPCIDCKLCVAACPVGALTKDGEFDFLACVTHNYREFMSGFTDWAQTVADSADAADFRSRVTDPENASMWQSLAFKPNYKSGYCVAVCPAGEDVIGPYLDDRKAFMDTVLRPLQDKTETLYVLPGSEAQRYAERRFPHKPVKEVTGGWRPRSEGA, from the coding sequence ATGCGCGAACCACGGGGCGCGGAGGAAACCGGACGGCCGAAGCTGCCCGCGAAGCTCGCCGGCCATCCGTCCGTCCGGGCCGTCCTCGCACGCCGGGACGCCGGCACGGCGGACGGGCCGCCGCCGGTGATCGACGCGGAGTGGCTGCGCGAGCTGTGTCTGGCCGCCGGCGCCGACGACGCGGCGGCGGTGAGCCTCGGCCATCCCGATCTCGCCGGGGAACGCGAGCACGCGCTGACCGCGCTGCCGGGCACGCGCACCCTCGTCTCGCTCGTGGTCCGGATGAACCGCGACAACTACCGCTCGCCGGCCCGCAGCGTGGCGAACCAGGAGTTCCACCAGGCCGACGAACAGATCAACCACGCCGCCCGGGCGGTCGCCCGGGCCCTGCAGGACGCCGGTCACCGCGCGCTGAACCCGTCGGCCGGCTTCCCGCAGGAGATGGAACACTTTCCCGGCCGTATCTGGGTGGTGGCGCACAAGACGGTCGCCGTGGCGGCGGGCCTCGGCGTGATGGGGCTGCACCGCAACGTCATCCACCCGAAGTTCGGCACCTTCGTCCTGCTGGCCACCGTACTGGTGGACGCGGAGGTGAGCGCGTACGGGCGGCCGCTGGACTACAACCCGTGCATCGACTGCAAGTTGTGCGTCGCCGCCTGCCCCGTCGGCGCCCTCACGAAGGACGGCGAGTTCGACTTCCTCGCCTGCGTCACGCACAACTACCGGGAGTTCATGAGCGGTTTCACCGACTGGGCGCAGACGGTGGCCGACAGCGCGGACGCCGCCGACTTCCGCTCCCGCGTCACCGATCCCGAGAACGCGTCGATGTGGCAGAGCCTGGCGTTCAAGCCGAACTACAAGTCCGGTTACTGCGTGGCCGTCTGTCCCGCCGGGGAGGATGTCATCGGCCCCTACCTCGACGACCGCAAGGCGTTCATGGACACGGTGCTGCGTCCGCTCCAGGACAAGACCGAGACGCTGTACGTCCTGCCGGGCTCCGAGGCGCAGCGGTACGCGGAGCGGCGCTTCCCGCACAAGCCCGTCAAGGAGGTGACCGGCGGCTGGCGGCCCCGGTCCGAGGGCGCCTGA
- a CDS encoding GlxA family transcriptional regulator, producing MSTSGLRRVTVLVLEGAKPLDVGIPAQVFTTRASMPYEVRVCGAAPGLVTGGDGLSYHVADGLDALRWADIVFIPGYRFPDREDPPAAVVDALLAAHARGARLAAISTGAFALAATGLLDGRRATTHWHYTRALRAKHPLVRVDENVLFVDEGSVLTSAGAASGIDLCLHILRGDLGVAASNHAARRLVAAPYRSGGQAQYVPRSLPEPLGERFAATREWALHRLGEPLTLKALARHAAVSPRTFSRRFVEDTGYTPMQWVMRARIDLARELLERTERSIEQIAADVGLGTGTNLRAHFQHILGTTPSEYRRTFFRRG from the coding sequence GTGTCAACCTCCGGTCTGCGTCGCGTCACCGTCCTTGTGCTCGAGGGGGCCAAGCCGCTCGATGTCGGCATTCCGGCCCAGGTGTTCACGACCCGGGCGAGCATGCCGTACGAGGTGCGGGTGTGCGGCGCGGCGCCCGGTCTCGTGACGGGTGGCGACGGGCTGTCGTACCACGTCGCCGACGGCCTCGACGCGCTTCGGTGGGCCGACATCGTCTTCATCCCCGGCTACCGGTTCCCGGACCGCGAGGACCCGCCGGCCGCCGTGGTCGACGCGCTGCTCGCCGCCCATGCCCGGGGCGCGCGGCTCGCCGCCATCTCGACGGGCGCCTTCGCGCTCGCCGCCACGGGCCTGCTGGACGGCAGGCGTGCCACGACCCACTGGCACTACACACGGGCGCTCAGGGCGAAGCACCCGCTGGTCCGGGTCGACGAGAACGTGCTCTTCGTCGACGAGGGCAGCGTGCTGACGTCGGCCGGTGCCGCCTCGGGCATCGACCTGTGTCTGCACATCCTGCGGGGGGACCTCGGGGTGGCCGCGTCGAACCACGCGGCCCGGCGCCTGGTCGCGGCCCCTTACCGCAGCGGCGGCCAGGCGCAGTACGTGCCGCGCAGCCTGCCCGAGCCGCTCGGCGAGCGGTTCGCCGCCACCCGCGAGTGGGCGCTGCACCGGCTCGGCGAGCCCCTCACCCTCAAGGCGCTGGCCCGGCACGCGGCGGTCTCGCCGCGCACGTTCTCCCGGCGCTTCGTCGAGGACACGGGCTACACGCCGATGCAGTGGGTCATGCGCGCCCGCATCGACCTGGCCCGAGAACTGCTGGAGCGCACGGAACGGAGCATCGAGCAGATCGCCGCCGACGTCGGCCTCGGCACCGGCACCAATCTGCGGGCCCACTTCCAGCACATCCTCGGCACCACCCCGAGCGAATACCGGCGCACCTTCTTCCGGCGCGGCTAG
- a CDS encoding LysR family transcriptional regulator, with the protein MNRQQLEYFLAVAEHGSLGHAAVAAGVSQPSLSQALGTLEKELGAALVRRVRRGAVLTPAGRAFVPHARLLLRELRRTGEVLDQLDGRPAGELDLVTTPVLAVDPCALLLGRFRGLHPEVRVRVRVTDRDAEVRDILADGRAEVGVGYLPLDADGIVVRAWAEHEIMAVFPPDEPPLPDPLPVRLLAGRETVGVTGHSRQRELVGDHLAVHGVRPRITVEVAHREMVIPLVLAGAGMSFVAGRAARWAAGQGARVCRLDPPLRQPYGLAYVPGRLSPAARALAGLAMAPEHTERVDGGSVDG; encoded by the coding sequence GTGAACCGTCAGCAGCTGGAGTACTTTCTCGCGGTCGCCGAACACGGCAGCCTCGGTCACGCGGCGGTGGCCGCCGGGGTGAGTCAGCCGTCGCTGTCGCAGGCTCTGGGGACGCTGGAGAAGGAGCTGGGCGCGGCCCTGGTGCGCCGGGTACGGCGAGGGGCCGTACTCACGCCCGCCGGGCGCGCGTTCGTGCCCCATGCGCGGCTGCTGCTGCGGGAGCTGCGCCGGACGGGCGAAGTGCTCGACCAGCTGGACGGCAGGCCGGCCGGAGAGCTGGACCTGGTCACCACGCCGGTGCTGGCGGTCGATCCGTGCGCCCTCCTGCTCGGGCGGTTCCGCGGGCTCCATCCCGAGGTGCGGGTGCGGGTGCGGGTCACCGACCGCGACGCGGAGGTGCGCGACATACTGGCCGACGGCCGGGCCGAGGTGGGCGTGGGCTATCTGCCCCTGGACGCGGACGGCATCGTGGTGCGGGCCTGGGCGGAGCACGAGATCATGGCCGTCTTCCCGCCCGACGAGCCGCCCCTGCCCGATCCGTTGCCGGTGCGGTTGCTGGCCGGCCGGGAGACGGTGGGGGTCACCGGACACAGCCGGCAGCGGGAACTGGTGGGCGATCACCTGGCGGTCCACGGGGTGCGTCCGCGGATCACGGTGGAGGTGGCGCACCGGGAGATGGTGATTCCCCTGGTGCTGGCCGGCGCGGGCATGTCCTTTGTCGCCGGGAGGGCGGCGCGCTGGGCCGCCGGGCAGGGGGCGCGGGTTTGCCGGCTCGATCCGCCGCTGCGCCAGCCTTATGGGCTGGCGTACGTGCCGGGCCGGCTGTCCCCGGCCGCCCGGGCGCTGGCCGGCCTGGCCATGGCGCCGGAGCACACCGAGCGCGTGGACGGTGGGTCCGTTGACGGGTGA